One Amaranthus tricolor cultivar Red isolate AtriRed21 chromosome 10, ASM2621246v1, whole genome shotgun sequence genomic window carries:
- the LOC130825459 gene encoding serine/arginine-rich splicing factor RS41-like isoform X1, translated as MKPIFCGNFDFDARPSDLERLFRRYGKVDRVDMKSGFAFVHMDDEKDAEYAIRALDRSEFGRKGRRLRVEWTKHEQRQIGRKPVSSRRSANSRPSKTLFVINFPYHAKISDLERHFEPYGKILNVRIRRNFAFVQYESQEDATKALDATNSRKFLDQVISVEYSIRDDDDRRGGYSPERRGRDRSPDRRRSPSPYRRERGSPDYGTGPTPASYKGERGSPDYGNGSSRSPLRVRRSPEYGARSGRSPHRGQRSPAYGARNRSSRSPHQTSRERSPHYGHERSSSTHHKECSPVLHDHSRSPHGGDRIGNGYGHCPSSSPYPEEGAISDDLREPRSPINKESLRDSPIGECGSPIDNRYKSPSPQARRRSQS; from the exons ATGAAGCCAATCTTTTGCGGGAACTTTGATTTTGACGCACGTCCATCTGATTTAGAGCGTCTTTTTAGACGATATGGCAAAGTGGATAGAGTGGATATGAAGTCTG GATTTGCATTTGTGCATATGGATGATGAGAAAGATGCGGAATATGCGATTCGGGCTCTTGATAGATCTGAATTTGGTAGAAAGGGAAGGAGACTTCGTGTTGAGTGGACAAAG CATGAACAAAGACAAATTGGAAGAAAACCAGTCAGCTCAAGAAGATCTGCCAATTCGAGGCCTTCTAAGACCttatttgttattaattttcctTATCATGCAAAAATAAGTGACTTGGAAAGACACTTTGAACCATATGGGAAGATTTTAAATGTAAGGATAAGAAGAAATTTTGCCTTTGTGCAGTATGAGTCTCAGGAGGATGCTACTAAAGCTTTGGATGCTACCAATTCTAG AAAGTTCTTGGATCAAGTCATATCTGTTGAATATTCTATTCGAGATGATGATGACAGAAGAGGTGGGTATAGCCCAGAGAGAAGAGGCCGTGATAGGTCTCCTGATAGGAGGAGGTCACCAAGTCCTTACAGAAGAGAGAGAGGAAGTCCTGACTACGGAACTGGACCTACGCCAGCTTCCTACAAGGGAGAGAGAGGGAGTCCTGATTATGGTAATGGCTCAAGTCGTAGTCCTCTTCGAGTGAGAAGGAGTCCTGAATATGGGGCTCGCTCTGGCCGTAGTCCTCATCGAGGACAAAGGAGTCCTGCATATGGGGCTCGTAACCGTTCAAGCCGTAGTCCACATCAGACATCGAGAGAGAGGAGCCCACATTATGGCCATGAACGGAGCTCTAGTACTCATCACAAGGAGTGTTCACCTGTTCTTCATGATCATAGTCGAAGTCCTCATGGGGGGGACAGAATTGGGAATGGTTATGGCCATTGTCCGAGTTCAAGCCCGTATCCAGAGGAAGGGGCCATATCTGACGATCTTAGGGAACCCAGGAGCCCCATTAACAAGGAAAGCTTGAGAGACAGCCCTATTGGTGAATGTGGAAGCCCAATTGACAACAGATATAAAAG CCCCTCTCCTCAAGCGCGGCGAAGGTCACAATCTTGA
- the LOC130825459 gene encoding serine/arginine-rich splicing factor RS41-like isoform X2 — MDDEKDAEYAIRALDRSEFGRKGRRLRVEWTKHEQRQIGRKPVSSRRSANSRPSKTLFVINFPYHAKISDLERHFEPYGKILNVRIRRNFAFVQYESQEDATKALDATNSRKFLDQVISVEYSIRDDDDRRGGYSPERRGRDRSPDRRRSPSPYRRERGSPDYGTGPTPASYKGERGSPDYGNGSSRSPLRVRRSPEYGARSGRSPHRGQRSPAYGARNRSSRSPHQTSRERSPHYGHERSSSTHHKECSPVLHDHSRSPHGGDRIGNGYGHCPSSSPYPEEGAISDDLREPRSPINKESLRDSPIGECGSPIDNRYKSPSPQARRRSQS; from the exons ATGGATGATGAGAAAGATGCGGAATATGCGATTCGGGCTCTTGATAGATCTGAATTTGGTAGAAAGGGAAGGAGACTTCGTGTTGAGTGGACAAAG CATGAACAAAGACAAATTGGAAGAAAACCAGTCAGCTCAAGAAGATCTGCCAATTCGAGGCCTTCTAAGACCttatttgttattaattttcctTATCATGCAAAAATAAGTGACTTGGAAAGACACTTTGAACCATATGGGAAGATTTTAAATGTAAGGATAAGAAGAAATTTTGCCTTTGTGCAGTATGAGTCTCAGGAGGATGCTACTAAAGCTTTGGATGCTACCAATTCTAG AAAGTTCTTGGATCAAGTCATATCTGTTGAATATTCTATTCGAGATGATGATGACAGAAGAGGTGGGTATAGCCCAGAGAGAAGAGGCCGTGATAGGTCTCCTGATAGGAGGAGGTCACCAAGTCCTTACAGAAGAGAGAGAGGAAGTCCTGACTACGGAACTGGACCTACGCCAGCTTCCTACAAGGGAGAGAGAGGGAGTCCTGATTATGGTAATGGCTCAAGTCGTAGTCCTCTTCGAGTGAGAAGGAGTCCTGAATATGGGGCTCGCTCTGGCCGTAGTCCTCATCGAGGACAAAGGAGTCCTGCATATGGGGCTCGTAACCGTTCAAGCCGTAGTCCACATCAGACATCGAGAGAGAGGAGCCCACATTATGGCCATGAACGGAGCTCTAGTACTCATCACAAGGAGTGTTCACCTGTTCTTCATGATCATAGTCGAAGTCCTCATGGGGGGGACAGAATTGGGAATGGTTATGGCCATTGTCCGAGTTCAAGCCCGTATCCAGAGGAAGGGGCCATATCTGACGATCTTAGGGAACCCAGGAGCCCCATTAACAAGGAAAGCTTGAGAGACAGCCCTATTGGTGAATGTGGAAGCCCAATTGACAACAGATATAAAAG CCCCTCTCCTCAAGCGCGGCGAAGGTCACAATCTTGA